The Pelagibacterium halotolerans B2 genome has a segment encoding these proteins:
- a CDS encoding accessory factor UbiK family protein, with translation MSQGQKFFDDLGRLMNDAASVADGARREAETAIRGQMERVVNDLNLVKREDYDALRELVSIQGEEIEALRRELEAFKRRKKTT, from the coding sequence ATGTCGCAAGGACAAAAGTTTTTCGACGATCTGGGGCGGTTGATGAACGATGCCGCCTCGGTTGCCGATGGCGCGCGCCGTGAAGCGGAAACCGCGATCAGGGGGCAGATGGAACGTGTCGTCAATGATCTGAATCTCGTCAAGCGCGAAGACTACGACGCACTGCGCGAGCTGGTGAGCATCCAGGGCGAGGAAATCGAAGCCCTCCGCCGCGAACTCGAGGCGTTCAAGCGCCGTAAAAAGACGACCTGA
- the lgt gene encoding prolipoprotein diacylglyceryl transferase: MIDPVAFAIGPIVIRWYALAYLAGIFLGVGYGMLLLRRKSLWVNGTPPMTPDELFDFTFWIVIGIIVGGRLGYVLFYDPLVFAANPGQIIALWDGGMSFHGGMLGLMVAMIVYLNRKKANIFSGLDLLACCATIGLFLGRVANFINAELYGSVTTMPWGVIFPGGGDLPRHPSQLYEGLLEGVLLFLVIRYFTHVKLVLRRPGIAAGIFGIGYALSRIFVEFFRLPDSHIGYLAFGWLTMGMVLSLPILIAGIALIIWARTRRHA, from the coding sequence ATGATCGATCCGGTCGCTTTCGCCATCGGCCCCATCGTCATCCGCTGGTACGCCCTGGCCTATCTGGCAGGCATTTTCCTTGGCGTAGGATACGGCATGCTGTTGCTCAGACGCAAATCGCTCTGGGTCAATGGCACTCCACCCATGACCCCCGACGAATTGTTCGACTTCACCTTCTGGATCGTCATCGGCATCATTGTCGGCGGACGGCTGGGCTACGTTCTGTTCTACGATCCGCTGGTGTTCGCCGCCAATCCGGGCCAGATCATCGCCCTTTGGGACGGAGGCATGAGTTTCCACGGCGGCATGCTCGGCCTGATGGTCGCCATGATCGTCTATCTCAACCGCAAGAAGGCCAACATCTTTTCGGGCCTGGACCTGCTCGCCTGCTGCGCCACCATCGGTCTGTTCCTCGGCCGGGTCGCCAATTTCATCAACGCCGAACTTTACGGCTCGGTTACGACCATGCCCTGGGGCGTGATCTTTCCGGGCGGCGGCGATCTCCCCCGTCACCCCAGCCAACTCTATGAAGGCCTGCTCGAAGGCGTGCTCCTGTTCCTCGTCATCCGCTATTTCACCCACGTCAAACTGGTGCTGCGCCGTCCCGGCATCGCCGCCGGCATCTTTGGCATCGGCTATGCGCTTTCGCGCATCTTCGTCGAGTTCTTCCGCCTCCCCGACAGCCACATCGGCTATCTCGCCTTTGGCTGGCTGACCATGGGCATGGTCCTCTCACTGCCCATCCTCATTGCCGGCATCGCGCTGATCATCTGGGCCCGGACGCGCCGTCATGCCTGA
- a CDS encoding class I SAM-dependent methyltransferase, with product MPEPGLSLGDLIDMQIRQQGPMSLATYMGLCLTHPTRGYYRKADPLGASGDFITAPEISQTFGEMIGAWIADLYLQMGSPEKFTLLELGPGRGTLMSDALRVASRATGLAKALDLKLYETNPVLTAMQREKLSAYFPDWVEDIETLGSSPLIIIANEFFDALPIRQFVRRADKWFERSVGLSDGKRSFGLSPTPYEEALIGEAFAEAENGEVAEIGLAAQQFMGQLCRLLAPRGGALLAIDYGYEHTQPGETLQALSRHARVDPLAQPGAADLTTHVDFEALGRAGRMAGLTVHPIVTQGSFLTSLGLAERHAALATANPEKAHSLASAFDRLTRADQMGELFKVLCAASPGLRPAGFPA from the coding sequence ATGCCTGAGCCGGGCCTCTCCCTCGGCGATCTTATCGATATGCAGATTCGCCAGCAGGGCCCGATGTCGCTGGCGACCTATATGGGCCTGTGCCTGACCCATCCCACGCGCGGCTACTACCGCAAGGCCGACCCGCTCGGCGCAAGCGGCGATTTCATTACCGCTCCCGAAATCAGCCAGACCTTCGGCGAAATGATCGGGGCGTGGATTGCCGATCTCTATCTCCAGATGGGCAGCCCGGAAAAGTTCACGCTTCTCGAGCTCGGCCCCGGCCGTGGTACGCTGATGTCCGACGCCCTGCGTGTCGCCAGCCGCGCCACCGGTCTCGCCAAGGCTCTCGACCTCAAGCTCTATGAAACCAATCCGGTCCTCACCGCCATGCAGCGCGAGAAACTCTCGGCCTATTTTCCCGATTGGGTCGAGGACATCGAGACACTCGGCAGTTCACCTCTCATCATTATCGCAAATGAGTTCTTCGACGCTTTACCCATACGCCAGTTCGTGAGGCGCGCGGATAAATGGTTCGAGCGCAGCGTCGGCCTGTCGGACGGAAAACGCAGCTTCGGCCTTTCGCCCACACCCTATGAGGAAGCCCTGATCGGCGAAGCCTTTGCCGAAGCCGAGAATGGCGAAGTGGCCGAAATCGGCCTGGCAGCCCAGCAGTTCATGGGTCAGCTCTGCCGTCTCCTTGCCCCTCGCGGCGGGGCGTTGCTGGCCATCGACTATGGCTATGAACACACTCAGCCCGGCGAAACGCTACAGGCCCTCTCCCGCCATGCTCGCGTCGATCCGCTTGCTCAACCCGGCGCCGCCGATCTCACAACGCATGTGGATTTCGAAGCGCTGGGTCGCGCTGGACGCATGGCTGGGTTGACGGTCCACCCCATTGTGACCCAGGGCAGTTTTCTTACATCATTGGGGCTGGCCGAGCGTCACGCCGCGCTGGCCACGGCAAACCCTGAAAAGGCCCACTCCCTCGCATCGGCCTTCGACCGGCTGACACGGGCCGATCAGATGGGTGAGCTGTTCAAGGTCCTGTGCGCAGCGAGCCCAGGACTGCGCCCCGCGGGATTCCCCGCATAA